A window of Rhinolophus ferrumequinum isolate MPI-CBG mRhiFer1 chromosome X, mRhiFer1_v1.p, whole genome shotgun sequence contains these coding sequences:
- the MAP7D3 gene encoding MAP7 domain-containing protein 3 isoform X1, translating to MAERAGAGGSTSLRGLRERMVAAAQAIAKERRNQSASSSLPSQSSSTRSAFKPVIDGSVLKNDIKQKLAKERREEMRRQQDANKEIQLLEKERKAKIQYEKQMEEKQRKLREQKEKDEQRRISAEEKRKQKLREEKERFKAVLCRTLERSNTVDQRQKRWSWEGSMTVNSESKTVKKRSVSTEKLEQETSGLHKQTTMSSAGLQNSVAKKKTEKRINSPLNRRNSKQHSPTETEPVGRESVQHLCTDLWENDLIMRLIAPTKASIARSKSAASLSVPGKVSPAGIHNPIIRYINMPLLSRNGDELKNTPVPRKSTVAMPPQEKVETPLKVSLEASPGPSVEGPPRPSVEGLPGPSVEGPPGPSVEGPPRLSVEGLPGPSVEGPPGPSVEGLPGPSMEAAPEVSVEAPPKVNVEAASGLSEETLPESVEASPEGSDDVSLVSVDPSPEVSTDSSLDSSVDPTPEVSTDSSAEVGMEVSSSEANVDAFHEPSMEAFYEASMETIPEESTEVSPKESVEASPESSPKSSPDVSVETSSEVKVRNIPQRSQIDIQASNRVTEKQPSSHLLCYKWASSASGWHPPSPVSAKQIQKNRSPSLSPVMSKQSTQCSLSSKIIPDHGTEFTQSALGIIGKKKEAVSKPTKSSEAVTRKHMTYDESGNKSTQGTMNAKEATKILAEKRRLAREQREKEERLQKEMEQRKEKDMAKKAADDQEEEFSKFNDRQQLKEMEKETECQDQEDQKMLQQKGDAKIKAQEEAEKRKKERERIMLQNLQERLERKKRIEEIMKRTRKTDSNASKAVETSTKDIYEEDEADDEDESESDDEDSFDGLHPSAFVNGMDSFTDFKTNFRNVKNTPNLVFLDPSSGQVHKEPKASFKKSDMKNFRQNVKDPLAKAKGTRLSTKRMTNQAAKTRKTIETSNTMGPSKSVCSGAQGWTYDKILDIESESEPLMSSVLPDSQNHHLKGSTTFHQSPQTTLDSQKRNKSDSAQSDM from the exons ATGGCGGAGCGTGCCGGCGCTGGCGGTAGCACATCCCTGAGGGGGCTGAGGGAACGCATGG TTGCTGCCGCTCAGGCCATTGCTAAAGAAAGACGGAATCAGAGTGCCTCCAGCTCTCTTCCATCCCAATCCTCAAGTACAAGATCAGCATTTAAACCAG taatagaTGGATCTGTGcttaaaaatgacataaaacaaaaattagcaAAGGAGCGCAGGGAAGAAATGAGACGACAACAAGATG CTAATAAAGAAATACAGctacttgaaaaagaaagaaaggccaaGATCCAGTATGaaaaacagatggaagaaaaacaaCGAAAGCTccgagaacaaaaagaaaaagatgaacagagGAGAATAtctgcagaagaaaaaagaaaacaaaaattacggGAAGAAAAG gaaagatTCAAAGCTGTTCTCTGTCGTACTTTGGAGCGGAGTAACACTGTTGATCAACGCCAAAAAAGATGGTCTTGGGAAGGCTCGATGACAGTGAACTCCGAAAGTAAAACTG TTAAGAAACGATCTGTATCTACTGAAAAACTCGAACAGGAGACTTCTGGTttacacaaacaaacaactatGTCATCTGCAGGTCTTCAGAATTCTGTTGCCAAAA aaaaaacagaaaagaggatAAACTCACCTTTGAATAGAAGAAATAGCAAACAGCATTCACCTACGGAAACAGAACCAGTGGGAAGAGAATCAG TTCAGCACCTGTGCACCGATCTTTGGGAGAATGATTTAATCATGCGCCTGATCGCCCCAACAAAAGCATCAATAGCCAGGAGCAAAAGTGCTGCCTCATTGTCAGTCCCTGGAAAAGTATCTCCTGCAG GCATCCACAACCCTATAATACGGTATATAAACATGCCCTTGCTTAGCCGTAATGGTGATGAATTGAAGAATACCCCAGTGCCTCGCAAGTCAACAGTAGCAATGCCTCCCCAGGAGAAAGTAGAAACACCCCTCAAGGTGAGCCTGGAAGCATCCCCTGGGCCAAGCGTGGAAGGGCCCCCCAGGCCGAGCGTGGAAGGGCTCCCTGGGCCAAGTGTGGAAGGGCCCCCTGGGCCGAGCGTGGAAGGCCCCCCCAGGCTGAGCGTGGAAGGGCTCCCTGGGCCAAGTGTGGAAGGGCCCCCCGGGCCGAGCGTGGAAGGGCTCCCTGGGCCAAGCATGGAAGCAGCCCCTGAGGTGAGCGTGGAAGCACCCCCCAAGGTAAACGTCGAAGCAGCCTCTGGGCTGAGCGAGGAAACGCTCCCTGAGAGTGTGGAAGCATCACCTGAGGGGAGCGATGATGTGTCCCTCGTGAGTGTGGATCCATCCCCCGAGGTGAGCACGGACTCGTCTCTCGACTCAAGCGTGGACCCAACCCCTGAGGTGAGCACGGACTCATCCGCCGAGGTGGGCATGGAAGTGTCATCATCTGAGGCAAATGTGGACGCGTTCCATGAGCCTAGCATGGAAGCGTTTTATGAGGCGAGCATGGAAACAATCCCTGAGGAGAGCACAGAAGTTTCCCCTAAGGAGAGTGTGGAAGCGTCCCCTGAGTCATCTCCCAAGTCATCCCCCGATGTGAGCGTAGAAACGTCTTCTGAGGTGAAAGTGAGAAACATTCCACAg AGATCACAAATAGACATACAGGCCTCAAACCGTGTTACCGAGAAGCAACCGTCATCACACTTACTGTGTTATAAATGGGCATCGTCTGCAAGTGGATGGCATCCACCCTCTCCTGTCAGTGCTAA GCAAATCCAAAAGAATCGGTCCCCATCGCTTTCACCGGTCATGTCAAAACAATCAACACAATGTTCTCTTTCAAGTAAAATAATTCCTGATCACGGTACTGAGTTTACACAAAGTGCATTAGGTattattggaaagaaaaaagaggctgTTTCTAAACCCACTAAAAGCTCTGAGGCTGTGACCCGAAAGCATATGACCTATGATG AGTCTGGTAATAAAAGTACACAAGGGACTATGAATGCCAAGGAGGCAACAAAAATTTTGGCAGAAAAACGGCGCCTTGCTCGTgaacaaagagagaaggaagaaagactaCAAAAAGAAATGGAGCAAAG gaaagagaaagacatggCAAAGAAAGCAGCTGACGACCAAGAAGAAGAGTTCTCAAAATTTAATGATAGGCAACaactaaaggaaatggaaaaggagacaGAATGTCAGGATCAAGAAGACCAGAAAATGTTACAACAG AAAGGGGATGCCAAAATAAAAGCTCAGGAAGAGGCCGAGAAACGCAAGAAGGAGCGGGAAAGAATTATGTTACAGAATTTACAAGAGaggttagaaagaaaaaag agaATTGAGGAAATTATGAAGCGGACGAGAAAGACAGATTCAAATGCCTCAAAG GCTGTGGAAACATCCACCAAGGACATATACGAGGAGGACGAGGCAGATGATGAGGACGAGTCAGAAAGTGATGATGAGGATTCCTTCGATGGCTTACATCCATCAG CTTTTGTAAATGGCATGGATTCATTTACAGACTTCAAgacaaattttagaaatgtgaagAATACCCCCAACCTGGTGTTTTTAGACCCCAGTTCTGGCCAAGTCCATAAGGAACcgaaagcatcttttaaaaaaagtgacaTGAAGAACTTCAGACAAAACGTGAAAGACCCTTTGGCTAAGGCCAAGGGTACCAG ACTATCTACCAAAAGAATGACCAATCAAGCAGCAAAAACCAGAAAGACAATCGAAACCAGCAACACCATGGGACCTTCCAAGAGTGTATGTTCAGGGGCACAGGGATGGACCTATGACAAGATCCTAGATATTGAAAGTGAGAGCGAGCCACTTATGTCCAGTGTCCTTCCTGATAGCCAAAACCACCATCTGAAAGGTTCCACGACATTCCACCAAAGTCCCCAGACAACTTTAGATAGCCAGAAGAGAAACAAATCTGATTCTGCTCAGTCGG ATATGTAA
- the MAP7D3 gene encoding MAP7 domain-containing protein 3 isoform X2 yields MAERAGAGGSTSLRGLRERMVAAAQAIAKERRNQSASSSLPSQSSSTRSAFKPVIDGSVLKNDIKQKLAKERREEMRRQQDANKEIQLLEKERKAKIQYEKQMEEKQRKLREQKEKDEQRRISAEEKRKQKLREEKERFKAVLCRTLERSNTVDQRQKRWSWEGSMTVNSESKTVKKRSVSTEKLEQETSGLHKQTTMSSAGLQNSVAKIQHLCTDLWENDLIMRLIAPTKASIARSKSAASLSVPGKVSPAGIHNPIIRYINMPLLSRNGDELKNTPVPRKSTVAMPPQEKVETPLKVSLEASPGPSVEGPPRPSVEGLPGPSVEGPPGPSVEGPPRLSVEGLPGPSVEGPPGPSVEGLPGPSMEAAPEVSVEAPPKVNVEAASGLSEETLPESVEASPEGSDDVSLVSVDPSPEVSTDSSLDSSVDPTPEVSTDSSAEVGMEVSSSEANVDAFHEPSMEAFYEASMETIPEESTEVSPKESVEASPESSPKSSPDVSVETSSEVKVRNIPQRSQIDIQASNRVTEKQPSSHLLCYKWASSASGWHPPSPVSANRQIQKNRSPSLSPVMSKQSTQCSLSSKIIPDHGTEFTQSALGIIGKKKEAVSKPTKSSEAVTRKHMTYDESGNKSTQGTMNAKEATKILAEKRRLAREQREKEERLQKEMEQRKEKDMAKKAADDQEEEFSKFNDRQQLKEMEKETECQDQEDQKMLQQKGDAKIKAQEEAEKRKKERERIMLQNLQERLERKKRIEEIMKRTRKTDSNASKAVETSTKDIYEEDEADDEDESESDDEDSFDGLHPSAFVNGMDSFTDFKTNFRNVKNTPNLVFLDPSSGQVHKEPKASFKKSDMKNFRQNVKDPLAKAKGTRLSTKRMTNQAAKTRKTIETSNTMGPSKSVCSGAQGWTYDKILDIESESEPLMSSVLPDSQNHHLKGSTTFHQSPQTTLDSQKRNKSDSAQSDM; encoded by the exons ATGGCGGAGCGTGCCGGCGCTGGCGGTAGCACATCCCTGAGGGGGCTGAGGGAACGCATGG TTGCTGCCGCTCAGGCCATTGCTAAAGAAAGACGGAATCAGAGTGCCTCCAGCTCTCTTCCATCCCAATCCTCAAGTACAAGATCAGCATTTAAACCAG taatagaTGGATCTGTGcttaaaaatgacataaaacaaaaattagcaAAGGAGCGCAGGGAAGAAATGAGACGACAACAAGATG CTAATAAAGAAATACAGctacttgaaaaagaaagaaaggccaaGATCCAGTATGaaaaacagatggaagaaaaacaaCGAAAGCTccgagaacaaaaagaaaaagatgaacagagGAGAATAtctgcagaagaaaaaagaaaacaaaaattacggGAAGAAAAG gaaagatTCAAAGCTGTTCTCTGTCGTACTTTGGAGCGGAGTAACACTGTTGATCAACGCCAAAAAAGATGGTCTTGGGAAGGCTCGATGACAGTGAACTCCGAAAGTAAAACTG TTAAGAAACGATCTGTATCTACTGAAAAACTCGAACAGGAGACTTCTGGTttacacaaacaaacaactatGTCATCTGCAGGTCTTCAGAATTCTGTTGCCAAAA TTCAGCACCTGTGCACCGATCTTTGGGAGAATGATTTAATCATGCGCCTGATCGCCCCAACAAAAGCATCAATAGCCAGGAGCAAAAGTGCTGCCTCATTGTCAGTCCCTGGAAAAGTATCTCCTGCAG GCATCCACAACCCTATAATACGGTATATAAACATGCCCTTGCTTAGCCGTAATGGTGATGAATTGAAGAATACCCCAGTGCCTCGCAAGTCAACAGTAGCAATGCCTCCCCAGGAGAAAGTAGAAACACCCCTCAAGGTGAGCCTGGAAGCATCCCCTGGGCCAAGCGTGGAAGGGCCCCCCAGGCCGAGCGTGGAAGGGCTCCCTGGGCCAAGTGTGGAAGGGCCCCCTGGGCCGAGCGTGGAAGGCCCCCCCAGGCTGAGCGTGGAAGGGCTCCCTGGGCCAAGTGTGGAAGGGCCCCCCGGGCCGAGCGTGGAAGGGCTCCCTGGGCCAAGCATGGAAGCAGCCCCTGAGGTGAGCGTGGAAGCACCCCCCAAGGTAAACGTCGAAGCAGCCTCTGGGCTGAGCGAGGAAACGCTCCCTGAGAGTGTGGAAGCATCACCTGAGGGGAGCGATGATGTGTCCCTCGTGAGTGTGGATCCATCCCCCGAGGTGAGCACGGACTCGTCTCTCGACTCAAGCGTGGACCCAACCCCTGAGGTGAGCACGGACTCATCCGCCGAGGTGGGCATGGAAGTGTCATCATCTGAGGCAAATGTGGACGCGTTCCATGAGCCTAGCATGGAAGCGTTTTATGAGGCGAGCATGGAAACAATCCCTGAGGAGAGCACAGAAGTTTCCCCTAAGGAGAGTGTGGAAGCGTCCCCTGAGTCATCTCCCAAGTCATCCCCCGATGTGAGCGTAGAAACGTCTTCTGAGGTGAAAGTGAGAAACATTCCACAg AGATCACAAATAGACATACAGGCCTCAAACCGTGTTACCGAGAAGCAACCGTCATCACACTTACTGTGTTATAAATGGGCATCGTCTGCAAGTGGATGGCATCCACCCTCTCCTGTCAGTGCTAA CAGGCAAATCCAAAAGAATCGGTCCCCATCGCTTTCACCGGTCATGTCAAAACAATCAACACAATGTTCTCTTTCAAGTAAAATAATTCCTGATCACGGTACTGAGTTTACACAAAGTGCATTAGGTattattggaaagaaaaaagaggctgTTTCTAAACCCACTAAAAGCTCTGAGGCTGTGACCCGAAAGCATATGACCTATGATG AGTCTGGTAATAAAAGTACACAAGGGACTATGAATGCCAAGGAGGCAACAAAAATTTTGGCAGAAAAACGGCGCCTTGCTCGTgaacaaagagagaaggaagaaagactaCAAAAAGAAATGGAGCAAAG gaaagagaaagacatggCAAAGAAAGCAGCTGACGACCAAGAAGAAGAGTTCTCAAAATTTAATGATAGGCAACaactaaaggaaatggaaaaggagacaGAATGTCAGGATCAAGAAGACCAGAAAATGTTACAACAG AAAGGGGATGCCAAAATAAAAGCTCAGGAAGAGGCCGAGAAACGCAAGAAGGAGCGGGAAAGAATTATGTTACAGAATTTACAAGAGaggttagaaagaaaaaag agaATTGAGGAAATTATGAAGCGGACGAGAAAGACAGATTCAAATGCCTCAAAG GCTGTGGAAACATCCACCAAGGACATATACGAGGAGGACGAGGCAGATGATGAGGACGAGTCAGAAAGTGATGATGAGGATTCCTTCGATGGCTTACATCCATCAG CTTTTGTAAATGGCATGGATTCATTTACAGACTTCAAgacaaattttagaaatgtgaagAATACCCCCAACCTGGTGTTTTTAGACCCCAGTTCTGGCCAAGTCCATAAGGAACcgaaagcatcttttaaaaaaagtgacaTGAAGAACTTCAGACAAAACGTGAAAGACCCTTTGGCTAAGGCCAAGGGTACCAG ACTATCTACCAAAAGAATGACCAATCAAGCAGCAAAAACCAGAAAGACAATCGAAACCAGCAACACCATGGGACCTTCCAAGAGTGTATGTTCAGGGGCACAGGGATGGACCTATGACAAGATCCTAGATATTGAAAGTGAGAGCGAGCCACTTATGTCCAGTGTCCTTCCTGATAGCCAAAACCACCATCTGAAAGGTTCCACGACATTCCACCAAAGTCCCCAGACAACTTTAGATAGCCAGAAGAGAAACAAATCTGATTCTGCTCAGTCGG ATATGTAA
- the MAP7D3 gene encoding MAP7 domain-containing protein 3 isoform X5 — MAERAGAGGSTSLRGLRERMVAAAQAIAKERRNQSASSSLPSQSSSTRSAFKPVIDGSVLKNDIKQKLAKERREEMRRQQDANKEIQLLEKERKAKIQYEKQMEEKQRKLREQKEKDEQRRISAEEKRKQKLREEKERFKAVLCRTLERSNTVDQRQKRWSWEGSMTVNSESKTVKKRSVSTEKLEQETSGLHKQTTMSSAGLQNSVAKSIHNPIIRYINMPLLSRNGDELKNTPVPRKSTVAMPPQEKVETPLKVSLEASPGPSVEGPPRPSVEGLPGPSVEGPPGPSVEGPPRLSVEGLPGPSVEGPPGPSVEGLPGPSMEAAPEVSVEAPPKVNVEAASGLSEETLPESVEASPEGSDDVSLVSVDPSPEVSTDSSLDSSVDPTPEVSTDSSAEVGMEVSSSEANVDAFHEPSMEAFYEASMETIPEESTEVSPKESVEASPESSPKSSPDVSVETSSEVKVRNIPQRSQIDIQASNRVTEKQPSSHLLCYKWASSASGWHPPSPVSANRQIQKNRSPSLSPVMSKQSTQCSLSSKIIPDHGTEFTQSALGIIGKKKEAVSKPTKSSEAVTRKHMTYDESGNKSTQGTMNAKEATKILAEKRRLAREQREKEERLQKEMEQRKEKDMAKKAADDQEEEFSKFNDRQQLKEMEKETECQDQEDQKMLQQKGDAKIKAQEEAEKRKKERERIMLQNLQERLERKKRIEEIMKRTRKTDSNASKAVETSTKDIYEEDEADDEDESESDDEDSFDGLHPSAFVNGMDSFTDFKTNFRNVKNTPNLVFLDPSSGQVHKEPKASFKKSDMKNFRQNVKDPLAKAKGTRLSTKRMTNQAAKTRKTIETSNTMGPSKSVCSGAQGWTYDKILDIESESEPLMSSVLPDSQNHHLKGSTTFHQSPQTTLDSQKRNKSDSAQSDM; from the exons ATGGCGGAGCGTGCCGGCGCTGGCGGTAGCACATCCCTGAGGGGGCTGAGGGAACGCATGG TTGCTGCCGCTCAGGCCATTGCTAAAGAAAGACGGAATCAGAGTGCCTCCAGCTCTCTTCCATCCCAATCCTCAAGTACAAGATCAGCATTTAAACCAG taatagaTGGATCTGTGcttaaaaatgacataaaacaaaaattagcaAAGGAGCGCAGGGAAGAAATGAGACGACAACAAGATG CTAATAAAGAAATACAGctacttgaaaaagaaagaaaggccaaGATCCAGTATGaaaaacagatggaagaaaaacaaCGAAAGCTccgagaacaaaaagaaaaagatgaacagagGAGAATAtctgcagaagaaaaaagaaaacaaaaattacggGAAGAAAAG gaaagatTCAAAGCTGTTCTCTGTCGTACTTTGGAGCGGAGTAACACTGTTGATCAACGCCAAAAAAGATGGTCTTGGGAAGGCTCGATGACAGTGAACTCCGAAAGTAAAACTG TTAAGAAACGATCTGTATCTACTGAAAAACTCGAACAGGAGACTTCTGGTttacacaaacaaacaactatGTCATCTGCAGGTCTTCAGAATTCTGTTGCCAAAA GCATCCACAACCCTATAATACGGTATATAAACATGCCCTTGCTTAGCCGTAATGGTGATGAATTGAAGAATACCCCAGTGCCTCGCAAGTCAACAGTAGCAATGCCTCCCCAGGAGAAAGTAGAAACACCCCTCAAGGTGAGCCTGGAAGCATCCCCTGGGCCAAGCGTGGAAGGGCCCCCCAGGCCGAGCGTGGAAGGGCTCCCTGGGCCAAGTGTGGAAGGGCCCCCTGGGCCGAGCGTGGAAGGCCCCCCCAGGCTGAGCGTGGAAGGGCTCCCTGGGCCAAGTGTGGAAGGGCCCCCCGGGCCGAGCGTGGAAGGGCTCCCTGGGCCAAGCATGGAAGCAGCCCCTGAGGTGAGCGTGGAAGCACCCCCCAAGGTAAACGTCGAAGCAGCCTCTGGGCTGAGCGAGGAAACGCTCCCTGAGAGTGTGGAAGCATCACCTGAGGGGAGCGATGATGTGTCCCTCGTGAGTGTGGATCCATCCCCCGAGGTGAGCACGGACTCGTCTCTCGACTCAAGCGTGGACCCAACCCCTGAGGTGAGCACGGACTCATCCGCCGAGGTGGGCATGGAAGTGTCATCATCTGAGGCAAATGTGGACGCGTTCCATGAGCCTAGCATGGAAGCGTTTTATGAGGCGAGCATGGAAACAATCCCTGAGGAGAGCACAGAAGTTTCCCCTAAGGAGAGTGTGGAAGCGTCCCCTGAGTCATCTCCCAAGTCATCCCCCGATGTGAGCGTAGAAACGTCTTCTGAGGTGAAAGTGAGAAACATTCCACAg AGATCACAAATAGACATACAGGCCTCAAACCGTGTTACCGAGAAGCAACCGTCATCACACTTACTGTGTTATAAATGGGCATCGTCTGCAAGTGGATGGCATCCACCCTCTCCTGTCAGTGCTAA CAGGCAAATCCAAAAGAATCGGTCCCCATCGCTTTCACCGGTCATGTCAAAACAATCAACACAATGTTCTCTTTCAAGTAAAATAATTCCTGATCACGGTACTGAGTTTACACAAAGTGCATTAGGTattattggaaagaaaaaagaggctgTTTCTAAACCCACTAAAAGCTCTGAGGCTGTGACCCGAAAGCATATGACCTATGATG AGTCTGGTAATAAAAGTACACAAGGGACTATGAATGCCAAGGAGGCAACAAAAATTTTGGCAGAAAAACGGCGCCTTGCTCGTgaacaaagagagaaggaagaaagactaCAAAAAGAAATGGAGCAAAG gaaagagaaagacatggCAAAGAAAGCAGCTGACGACCAAGAAGAAGAGTTCTCAAAATTTAATGATAGGCAACaactaaaggaaatggaaaaggagacaGAATGTCAGGATCAAGAAGACCAGAAAATGTTACAACAG AAAGGGGATGCCAAAATAAAAGCTCAGGAAGAGGCCGAGAAACGCAAGAAGGAGCGGGAAAGAATTATGTTACAGAATTTACAAGAGaggttagaaagaaaaaag agaATTGAGGAAATTATGAAGCGGACGAGAAAGACAGATTCAAATGCCTCAAAG GCTGTGGAAACATCCACCAAGGACATATACGAGGAGGACGAGGCAGATGATGAGGACGAGTCAGAAAGTGATGATGAGGATTCCTTCGATGGCTTACATCCATCAG CTTTTGTAAATGGCATGGATTCATTTACAGACTTCAAgacaaattttagaaatgtgaagAATACCCCCAACCTGGTGTTTTTAGACCCCAGTTCTGGCCAAGTCCATAAGGAACcgaaagcatcttttaaaaaaagtgacaTGAAGAACTTCAGACAAAACGTGAAAGACCCTTTGGCTAAGGCCAAGGGTACCAG ACTATCTACCAAAAGAATGACCAATCAAGCAGCAAAAACCAGAAAGACAATCGAAACCAGCAACACCATGGGACCTTCCAAGAGTGTATGTTCAGGGGCACAGGGATGGACCTATGACAAGATCCTAGATATTGAAAGTGAGAGCGAGCCACTTATGTCCAGTGTCCTTCCTGATAGCCAAAACCACCATCTGAAAGGTTCCACGACATTCCACCAAAGTCCCCAGACAACTTTAGATAGCCAGAAGAGAAACAAATCTGATTCTGCTCAGTCGG ATATGTAA